A genomic window from Salvia hispanica cultivar TCC Black 2014 chromosome 5, UniMelb_Shisp_WGS_1.0, whole genome shotgun sequence includes:
- the LOC125187565 gene encoding uncharacterized protein LOC125187565 isoform X2 codes for MLEMSEQIASEDEIVKRLIALVRNSKREIAIAACNAVLDLSAASAGRQRLLDFRAIENFILCLTQGTKSRGDTVGIRKDDLSILLLQGATDLITSSSIEQLQLIPTDICETFLEHLRGLLGAVHEQRLHGTSSTCDKRNDFFVGNIRVCNLVQSVFLLSINRGLLPESINLEYVKRGIFGAGEASIESFLSEVWEVSPKLLRNASNDLLSKDSIFNPFLQYHRLKDAIPSSLPSMLKCFTSCPAIVADELDILHVIEEIKSHLGYPIIYNQDIRVVKTQSGEQELHYFQKQPESRCSISPHIFSINDILECEEAFKKGYSIALRGMEFRCQTISVIADELASLFGQPSAGVNMYLTPSDSQGLARHSDDHCVFVCQLIGTKRWKVYPRPDSKLPRLYEACYSLHGLEDEGHEGHEHQQFVLNEGDILYIPRGFPHEAITDVDDDNVATVKFSLHMTLAIEIEPPFEWEGFMHAALFSWDNKQRLQYKSEDSVQRSLHLLSMMLLHIAIKLIGNLDPAFQKACLVDAMPFSCDTTREWLQQNQRKTFGYLINRIMGESKFSDAVSHLEATLLKNEDPLEHLRWMKYLTLEAEEIESLSNLCIPLADSRYLFDLLIHHKDIAEAPFIQVRSRFCHEVEFRDVELHFRMLLEKYRKVRKQYANGMLSLHSALSNEP; via the exons ATGCTCGAGATGAGTGAGCAGATTGCCTCGGAGGATGAGATAGTAAAGAGATTGATCGCACTGGTGAGAAattcaaaaagggaaattgcGATTGCTGCTTGCAATGCTGTATTGGATTTATCTGCGGCGTCAGCGGGAAGACAGCGGCTGCTTGATTTCCGTGCAATTGAGAATTTTAt TCTATGCTTGACACAGGGAACCAAATCTCGAGGAGATACAGTTGGTATTCGCAAAGATGATctttcaatattacttcttcAGGGAGCAACTGACCTTATTAcctcttcatcaattgagcaGCTGCAGCTAATACCAACAGACATTTGTGAAACCTTTTTAGAGCATTTAAGAGGATTGTTGGGAGCAGTGCATGAACAGAGGTTGCATGGTACTTCTTCAACATGTGATAAGAGAAATGATTTTTTCGTAGGTAACATCAGAGTATGTAATTTGGTTCAAAGTGTTTTCTTGCTATCAATCAATCGTGGTCTGCTCCCAGAGTCCATAAACCTCGAATATGTAAAGAGAGGTATTTTCGGTGCGGGGGAAGCTAgtattgagtcatttttatccGAGGTCTGGGAGGTGTCTCCGAAGCTTTTAAGGAATGCATCAAATGATTTATTGAGCAAGGATAGTATTTTCAATCCATTTCTGCAGTATCATCGTCTGAAAGATGCAATACCTTCTAGTCTCCCTTCCATGCTAAAATGCTTTACTTCCTGCCCTGCCATTGTAGCAGATGAGCTCGATATACTTCATGTCATCGAGGAGATAAAGAGTCATCTTGGTTACCCAATTATATACAACCAGGATATCCGTGTTGTGAAAACACAGTCCGGAGAACAAGAGCTGCACTATTTTCAAAAGCAGCCAGAGTCTCGCTGCTCCATTTCTCCTCACATTTTCAGtattaatgatattttggAATGTGAAGAAGCATTTAAGAAGGGCTACTCAATTGCTCTTCGTGGTATGGAATTTCGCTGTCAAACCATTTCTGTAATTGCAGATGAGTTAGCATCTCTCTTTGGGCAGCCTTCAGCTGGTGTTAATATGTACTTAACTCCATCTGATTCACAAGGCTTGGCTCGACACAGTGATGATCACTGTGTCTTTGTATGCCAACTCATCGGTACGAAAAGATGGAAAGTATATCCTCGGCCAGATTCCAAGTTACCTCGCTTATATGAAGCTTGCTATAGCCTGCATGGTTTGGAGGATGAAGGCCATGAGGGTCATGAACACCAGCAGTTTGTGCTGAATGAAGGcgacattttatatattccaaGAGGTTTTCCACATGAGGCAATAACTGATGTGGACGATGACAATGTGGCCACCGTCAAATTCTCCTTGCATATGACACTAGCCATTGAAATAGAGCCTCCATTTGA GTGGGAAGGTTTTATGCATGCTGCCCTCTTTAGCTGGGATAATAAACAGAGATTGCAGTACAAGTCCGAGGATTCTGTTCAACGGAGTCTACACTTGTTATCTATGATGCTGTTGCATattgcaataaaattaatcgGAAATCTTGATCCAGCATTTCAGAAAGCGTGCTTGGTTGACGCAATGCCATTTTCTTGCGATACTACTAGAGAGTGGCTTCAACAAAATCAGAGAAAAACCTTTGGCTACTTGATCAACAGGATCATGGGTGAATCAAAGTTTTCAGATGCAGTTTCACATCTAGAAGCAACTCTACTGAAGAATGAAGACCCTCTCGAACATTTAAGATGGATGAAGTACCTCACTCTCGAAGCGGAGGAAATAGAGAGTTTGTCTAATTTGTGTATACCATTGGCAGACAGCAGGTACCTTTTTGATCTACTGATTCATCACAAGGATATAGCAGAGGCTCCTTTCATTCAGGTCAGGTCGAGATTTTGTCACGAAGTAGAGTTTCGGGATGTAGAACTACATTTCAGAATGCTGCTTGAGAAGTACAGGAAGGTGAGAAAGCAATACGCTAATGGTATGCTCTCACTCCATTCTGCTCTAAGCAATGAACCTTAA
- the LOC125187103 gene encoding transmembrane protein 230-like, which translates to MAYVDHAFSISYDDDLMETSYAVNNRPPIKEIALAIALFVFGALGIVVGIFMAVNQIGGDRAHGLFFSVLGGILFIPGFYYTRIAYYAYKGYKGFSFSNIPQV; encoded by the exons ATGGCGTATGTGGATCACGCGTTTTCTATCTCCTACGACGACGACCTGATGGAAACTTCCTACGCCGTCAACAACAGGCCGCCAATTAAGGAGATAGCTCTCGCCATCGCTCTCTTTGTTTTCGGCGCGCTAGGGATCGTCGTCGGTATCTTCATGGCGGTCAATCAAATCGGGGGTGACCGCGCCCATG GGCTATTTTTCTCCGTATTGGGTGGGATTCTGTTCATTCCTGGATTCTACTACACTCGGATTGCCTATTATGCTTACAAGGGATATAAAGGTTTCTCCTTTTCAAATATACCTCAAGTCTAG
- the LOC125187565 gene encoding uncharacterized protein LOC125187565 isoform X1, translating into MEEQQKTKTKAKRKRRIAMKKKKDMRNDEIVFPLLLASCCSKPHVKKALIKKCLNKILLSLPQLHLPPFLALLPSLLKSDCAEIVCKSLDIVGAASLAMLEMSEQIASEDEIVKRLIALVRNSKREIAIAACNAVLDLSAASAGRQRLLDFRAIENFILCLTQGTKSRGDTVGIRKDDLSILLLQGATDLITSSSIEQLQLIPTDICETFLEHLRGLLGAVHEQRLHGTSSTCDKRNDFFVGNIRVCNLVQSVFLLSINRGLLPESINLEYVKRGIFGAGEASIESFLSEVWEVSPKLLRNASNDLLSKDSIFNPFLQYHRLKDAIPSSLPSMLKCFTSCPAIVADELDILHVIEEIKSHLGYPIIYNQDIRVVKTQSGEQELHYFQKQPESRCSISPHIFSINDILECEEAFKKGYSIALRGMEFRCQTISVIADELASLFGQPSAGVNMYLTPSDSQGLARHSDDHCVFVCQLIGTKRWKVYPRPDSKLPRLYEACYSLHGLEDEGHEGHEHQQFVLNEGDILYIPRGFPHEAITDVDDDNVATVKFSLHMTLAIEIEPPFEWEGFMHAALFSWDNKQRLQYKSEDSVQRSLHLLSMMLLHIAIKLIGNLDPAFQKACLVDAMPFSCDTTREWLQQNQRKTFGYLINRIMGESKFSDAVSHLEATLLKNEDPLEHLRWMKYLTLEAEEIESLSNLCIPLADSRYLFDLLIHHKDIAEAPFIQVRSRFCHEVEFRDVELHFRMLLEKYRKVRKQYANGMLSLHSALSNEP; encoded by the exons ATGGAAGAACAGCAGAAGACAAAGACGAAGGcgaagagaaaaagaagaatcgcgatgaagaagaagaaggatatGAGGAATGATgaaattgtttttcctttgCTGTTAGCATCTTGTTGTTCGAAACCTCACGTGAAAAAAGCCCTAATTAAGAAATGTTTGAACAAGATACTACTCTCTCTCCCCCAATTGCATTTGCCGCCATTCCTCGCATTGCTTCCTTCGCTTCTGAAATCCga CTGTGCTGAAATCGTGTGTAAAAGTTTGGACATCGTAGGCGCTGCGTCGCTAGCAATGCTCGAGATGAGTGAGCAGATTGCCTCGGAGGATGAGATAGTAAAGAGATTGATCGCACTGGTGAGAAattcaaaaagggaaattgcGATTGCTGCTTGCAATGCTGTATTGGATTTATCTGCGGCGTCAGCGGGAAGACAGCGGCTGCTTGATTTCCGTGCAATTGAGAATTTTAt TCTATGCTTGACACAGGGAACCAAATCTCGAGGAGATACAGTTGGTATTCGCAAAGATGATctttcaatattacttcttcAGGGAGCAACTGACCTTATTAcctcttcatcaattgagcaGCTGCAGCTAATACCAACAGACATTTGTGAAACCTTTTTAGAGCATTTAAGAGGATTGTTGGGAGCAGTGCATGAACAGAGGTTGCATGGTACTTCTTCAACATGTGATAAGAGAAATGATTTTTTCGTAGGTAACATCAGAGTATGTAATTTGGTTCAAAGTGTTTTCTTGCTATCAATCAATCGTGGTCTGCTCCCAGAGTCCATAAACCTCGAATATGTAAAGAGAGGTATTTTCGGTGCGGGGGAAGCTAgtattgagtcatttttatccGAGGTCTGGGAGGTGTCTCCGAAGCTTTTAAGGAATGCATCAAATGATTTATTGAGCAAGGATAGTATTTTCAATCCATTTCTGCAGTATCATCGTCTGAAAGATGCAATACCTTCTAGTCTCCCTTCCATGCTAAAATGCTTTACTTCCTGCCCTGCCATTGTAGCAGATGAGCTCGATATACTTCATGTCATCGAGGAGATAAAGAGTCATCTTGGTTACCCAATTATATACAACCAGGATATCCGTGTTGTGAAAACACAGTCCGGAGAACAAGAGCTGCACTATTTTCAAAAGCAGCCAGAGTCTCGCTGCTCCATTTCTCCTCACATTTTCAGtattaatgatattttggAATGTGAAGAAGCATTTAAGAAGGGCTACTCAATTGCTCTTCGTGGTATGGAATTTCGCTGTCAAACCATTTCTGTAATTGCAGATGAGTTAGCATCTCTCTTTGGGCAGCCTTCAGCTGGTGTTAATATGTACTTAACTCCATCTGATTCACAAGGCTTGGCTCGACACAGTGATGATCACTGTGTCTTTGTATGCCAACTCATCGGTACGAAAAGATGGAAAGTATATCCTCGGCCAGATTCCAAGTTACCTCGCTTATATGAAGCTTGCTATAGCCTGCATGGTTTGGAGGATGAAGGCCATGAGGGTCATGAACACCAGCAGTTTGTGCTGAATGAAGGcgacattttatatattccaaGAGGTTTTCCACATGAGGCAATAACTGATGTGGACGATGACAATGTGGCCACCGTCAAATTCTCCTTGCATATGACACTAGCCATTGAAATAGAGCCTCCATTTGA GTGGGAAGGTTTTATGCATGCTGCCCTCTTTAGCTGGGATAATAAACAGAGATTGCAGTACAAGTCCGAGGATTCTGTTCAACGGAGTCTACACTTGTTATCTATGATGCTGTTGCATattgcaataaaattaatcgGAAATCTTGATCCAGCATTTCAGAAAGCGTGCTTGGTTGACGCAATGCCATTTTCTTGCGATACTACTAGAGAGTGGCTTCAACAAAATCAGAGAAAAACCTTTGGCTACTTGATCAACAGGATCATGGGTGAATCAAAGTTTTCAGATGCAGTTTCACATCTAGAAGCAACTCTACTGAAGAATGAAGACCCTCTCGAACATTTAAGATGGATGAAGTACCTCACTCTCGAAGCGGAGGAAATAGAGAGTTTGTCTAATTTGTGTATACCATTGGCAGACAGCAGGTACCTTTTTGATCTACTGATTCATCACAAGGATATAGCAGAGGCTCCTTTCATTCAGGTCAGGTCGAGATTTTGTCACGAAGTAGAGTTTCGGGATGTAGAACTACATTTCAGAATGCTGCTTGAGAAGTACAGGAAGGTGAGAAAGCAATACGCTAATGGTATGCTCTCACTCCATTCTGCTCTAAGCAATGAACCTTAA
- the LOC125188673 gene encoding villin-4-like, which produces MAVSMKNLDPAFQGAGQKAGTEIWRIENFCPVPVPKSSHGKFCTGDSYVILKTTALKTGALHHDIHYWLGKDTSQDEAGTAALKTIELDAALGGRAVQYREVQGHETEKFLSHFKPCIIPVEGGVASGFKHAEAEEHQTRLFVCKGKHVVHVKEVPFARSSLNHEDIFILDTKSKIYQFNGSNSCIQERAKALEVVQYIKDTYHDGKCEIAAIDDGKMMADADTGEFWGFFGGFAPLPKKSASDELKRKDAAPPKLFRVDKGERTIIEADTWTRDLLDTYYCYILDCGSEVFVWMGRNTSLDQRKAASSAVDELLNSEDRPRTHVIRVIEGFETVAFRSKFNSWPQSNNNVAVTEDGRGKVAALLKRQGLNVKGLLKAETPKEEPQPHIDCTGNLQVWRVEGQEKILLSSSDLSKFYSGDCYIFQYSYAGDEKEEQLIGTWIGKLSVEEDRISAVSQATKMVESLKFLPTQARFYEGSEPIQFFAIFQIFIVFKGGLSSSYKNYLAEKELPDDTYNDEALALFRVQGSGPENMQSIQVEPVASSLNSSYCYILLSGPTVFTWSGNLTTPEAQELVERQLDLIKPNAQSKLLKEGAEYEQFWDLLGGKSEYPSQKLTREAESDPHLFSCTLTKGDLKVTEVYNFDQDDLMTEDIFILDCHADVYVWVGQQVDTKNKLNALSIAEKFLERDYLHEKLSLQAPVYIVMEGGEPPFFTRFFSWDSSKSAMHGNSFQRKFTILKNGGAPVLDKPKRRTPVSYGGRSAAPEKSQRPRSMSSSPDRARVRGRSPAFNALAATFENANARNMSTPPPLVRKVYPKSVTPDSGKNGPRSSSIAALSSSFEKVPPARQFVLPRSNKASPEAPKPKPEPLSRQNSVDPSHKTKPEPIQEDAKENEAEDEEGLTLYPYERLKTTSTDPVSDIDVTKRETYLSSGEFREKFGMSKATFYKLPKWKQNKLKMSLHLF; this is translated from the exons ATGGCTGTTTCAATGAAAAACTTAGATCCTGCTTTCCAGGGTGCAGGACAAAAGGC TGGTACTGAGATATGgcgaattgaaaatttttgtcCCGTTCCAGTCCCAAAATCTTCACATGGAAAGTTTTGCACTGGAGATTCCTATGTGATTTTAAAG ACCACAGCCTTAAAAACCGGTGCTCTACACCACGATATTCATTATTGGCTCGGGAAAGACACCAGTCAG GATGAAGCTGGTACTGCAGCGCTCAAAACTATTGAGTTGGATGCAGCGCTGGGTGGGCGTGCTGTTCAATACCGAGAAGTGCAAGGTCACGAAACAGAGAAGTTCCTTTCTCATTTCAAGCCATGTATAATACCCGTAGAAGGTGGAGTTGCCTCAGGTTTCAAGCACGCTGAAGCTGAGGAGCACCAGACTCGTTTGTTTGTATGTAAAGGGAAGCATGTTGTTCATGTGAAAGAG GTGCCTTTTGCTCGATCctcactcaatcatgaagatattttcattcttGATACAAAGTCCAAAATCTATCAATTTAATGGCTCCAACTCTTGCATTCAAGAGAGGGCTAAAGCTCTGGAAGTTGTTCAGTACATTAAAGATACTTATCATGATGGAAAATGTGAAATCGCAGCTATTG ACGACGGGAAAATGATGGCTGATGCTGATACAGGAGAATTTTGGGGGTTCTTTGGTGGCTTTGCTCCACTTCCAAAGAAATCTGCTTCTGATGAACTCAAGAGAAAGGATGCAGCTCCACCTAAGCTTTTCCG GGTTGATAAAGGAGAGAGAACAATTATCGAGGCTGATACCTGGACGAGGGATTTACTGGACACATACTATTGCTATATCCTTGACTGTGGTAGCGAAGTCTTTGTTTGGATGGGGAGAAATACTTCTCTTGATCAAAGGAAAGCTGCAAGTAGTGCTGTTGAT GAATTACTGAATAGCGAAGATAGACCAAGAACTCACGTGATTCGTGTGATTGAGGGGTTTGAGACAGTGGCATTTCGCTCTAAGTTTAACTCATGGCCCCAGTCGAACAACAACGTGGCTGTAACTGAAGATGGTAGAGGGAAAGTTGCAG CACTCCTGAAGAGGCAAGGGCTTAACGTGAAGGGTCTTCTCAAGGCAGAAACACCCAAGGAGGAACCTCAACCTCATATAGACTGCACTGGGAATTTACAG GTTTGGCGTGTCGAAGGTCAAGAAAAGATTCTTCTCTCATCTTCTGATCTATCCAAGTTCTACAGTGGAGACTGCTATATTTTCCAATATTCTTATGCCGGTGATGAGAAAGAAGAACAACTAATTGGCACGTGGATCGGGAAGCTCAGTGTTGAG GAAGATAGGATATCGGCAGTTTCTCAGGCAACCAAGATGGTCGAGTCTCTCAAGTTCCTACCTACTCAG GCTCGCTTCTATGAAGGAAGTGAACCGATCCAGTTCTTTGCGATATTTCAGATCTTCATCGTCTTCAAG GGTGGTCTTAGTAGCTCCTACAAGAATTACCTTGCCGAGAAGGAACTTCCTGATGATACATATAATGATGAAGCACTCGCATTATTTCGGGTTCAGGGAAGTGGACCTGAAAATATGCAATCAATTCAAGTCGAACCG GTCGCTTCGTCGTTGAATTCCTCCTATTGCTACATACTGCTTAGCGGGCCCACTGTGTTTACATGGTCGGGGAATCTCACGACACCTGAAGCCCAAGAACTCGTCGAGAGGCAGCTTGATCTTATAAAA CCAAATGCACAGTCTAAACTGCTCAAGGAAGGTGCCGAGTACGAGCAGTTTTGGGACTTGTTAGGAGGAAAGTCTGAATACCCAAGCCAGAAACTTACTAGAGAAGCCGAGAGCGATCCTCATCTATTTTCATGCACCTTGACAAAGG GAGATCTCAAG GTGACGGAGGTGTATAACTTCGACCAGGATGATCTAATGACAGAAGATATATTCATTCTCGACTGCCACGCTGACGTTTACGTTTGGGTTGGGCAACAAGTGGACACTAAGAATAAGTTGAATGCTTTAAGTATTGCGGAG AAATTTCTGGAGCGCGATTATCTTCATGAGAAATTATCACTTCAAGCACCGGTGTATATTGTTATGGAAGGAGGTGAACCACCGTTTTTCACTCGTTTTTTCTCCTGGGACTCCTCAAAATCTGCA ATGCACGGCAATTCTTTCCAGAGAAAGTTTACTATTCTTAAGAATGGAGGCGCTCCAGTGTTGGAT AAACCCAAAAGGAGAACGCCTGTCTCATATGGAGGGAGGTCTGCTGCACCCGAGAAATCACAGCGTCCAAGAAGCATGTCATCTAGCCCGGACAGAGCTCGTGTGCGAGGCAGATCTCCGGCGTTCAATGCTCTGGCTGCGACTTTTGAGAATGCCAATGCAAGAAATATGTCAACTCCTCCTCCACTGGTAAGAAAGGTTTATCCCAAGTCTGTGACACCGGATTCCGGAAAAAACGGCCCGAGATCTTCGTCTATAGCTGCCCTGAGTTCGAGTTTCGAAAAAGTGCCACCAGCTCGGCAATTCGTCTTACCTCGTTCGAATAAAG CGAGTCCCGAGGCACCCAAACCGAAACCCGAGCCACTATCCAGGCAGAACTCCGTAGATCCGAGCCACAAGACCAAGCCAGAGCCCATACAGGAAGATGCAAAGGAGAATGAAGCTGAGGACGAGGAGGGACTCACTTTATATCCATATGAGCGTCTCAAGACGACATCGACTGATCCAGTCAGCGACATTGATGTGACAAAACGAGAG ACGTATCTGTCCTCGGGTGAGTTCAGGGAGAAGTTCGGGATGTCTAAGGCCACCTTCTACAAGCTGCCTAAATGGAAACAGAACAAGCTCAAGATGTCGCTCCATCTATTCTGA
- the LOC125189297 gene encoding RING-H2 finger protein ATL43-like, translating to MGMSKFVLLISLIQTASSARRLAQEDEYYYQFPPPPPSPNLPTPPSEVFKPGTTVIVASISAVFTIIFVLLLYVQRCRTASVSQAAIPLARVDSGVNRKVIQQLPLFRFASLRGQKDGLECAVCLTRFEAEEVLRLLPKCKHAFHVECVDTWLDQHSTCPLCRYRVRSEDVLLVDRYGSRHKALHNYRLPAGQVRHSTASASGNELRRRSSFDGWSSRRRRSGNLSRNISRRSEPLGAHGDKDKHRLEHKIMVSDDGEEGRSEVPTQEELYLRSEMLMADGEADDNHDEDEEEAAGGMRKSRSDLGEGKGKEKEEEGIVKRLKEWIPQFQQQQKAPAKSTGASTSGTV from the coding sequence ATGGGGATGTCCAAATTCGTCCTCCTCATTTCCTTAATCCAAACAGCATCCTCAGCCAGGAGACTCGCGCAGGAAGACGAATATTACTACCAGtttcctccgccgccgccatcaCCGAATCTTCCCACGCCGCCCTCGGAGGTCTTCAAGCCAGGCACGACGGTGATCGTGGCTTCAATCAGCGCCGTGTTCACAATCATCTTCGTACTCCTCCTCTACGTGCAGCGCTGCAGGACCGCATCCGTCTCTCAAGCGGCCATTCCTCTGGCTAGGGTGGACTCGGGGGTGAACCGAAAGGTGATCCAGCAGCTACCACTCTTCCGGTTCGCCTCCCTCCGCGGCCAGAAAGACGGCCTCGAGTGCGCGGTCTGCCTGACCCGGTTCGAGGCAGAGGAGGTCCTCCGCCTCCTGCCCAAGTGCAAACACGCCTTCCACGTGGAGTGTGTTGACACGTGGCTCGACCAGCACTCCACGTGCCCGCTCTGTCGCTACCGCGTCCGCTCCGAGGACGTGCTCCTCGTAGACCGCTACGGTAGCCGCCACAAAGCTCTCCACAACTACCGCCTCCCCGCCGGTCAGGTCCGGCACTCCACCGCATCCGCGTCGGGGAACGAGTTGAGGAGGCGGTCGTCGTTCGATGGGTGGAGTTCGAGGAGGCGGAGGAGCGGGAATTTGTCGAGGAATATAAGCAGGAGAAGCGAGCCATTAGGGGCGCACGGGGATAAGGATAAACATCGGCTGGAGCACAAGATTATGGTGTCAGACGATGGGGAGGAGGGGCGTAGTGAGGTACCGACGCAGGAGGAGTTGTATCTGAGGTCGGAAATGCTGATGGCCGATGGGGAGGCGGACGACAACCATGACGAAgacgaggaggaggcggcgggaGGAATGAGGAAAAGTAGGAGTGACCTTGGAGAGGGGAAGgggaaagagaaagaggaagaaggaatagtgaagagattgAAGGAATGGATTCCGCAGTTTCAACAGCAGCAGAAAGCGCCTGCAAAATCAACAGGTGCTTCTACTTCTGGCACAGTTTAG